ttaatttaagtttAAATGATTTCTCCTCCTCAAATTTCTTAAGGTTTTGCAAAATACAAAGGCGAGCTTCGCTTCGCTTTTCTTTCGAAATCCATCCGTTTTTATTCCTGATTtcgaaagaaaaggaaaaagctcGCCTTTGCGTGGTAAGTTGAGTGAAATAATTCATAAATCCAATGGAAGCCCATTTCGCAAAATCGGTGCCAGTCCCTCTCATCCTCCTGAGCCTCTTCCCAATCATTGTCTTCTGTTCCTTCACTACAGTTCGATCCGACCACGAATCATCTACGATGATTAATCTCCGGTTGCCCTCAGATGCCACGTCCGCGGATCGATGCAGTGCACAAGTGGAGTCACCCTTGTCCCGCCCCATGTGTCCGGTAAGCTGCTTTAGACCAGACCCGGTGTGTGGGGTGGACGGGGTTACCTACTGGTGTGGGTGCCAAGAGGCACAATGTGCCGGTGTCAAAGtaggaaaattagggttttgtgaagTGGGCAACGGGGGGTCTGCCCCTCTCTCTGCTCAGGCGCTGCTTCTGGTTCACATTGTTTGGCTGATCGTCCTCGGCTTCGCGGTCCTTTTCGGGCTGTTCTGAATCGACAACGACCATTAGTTGATGATTTTGCTGGTTTCTTGGAGGTCAAGCAAGCttcaatcattttaatcttCTTGCAACGCAGAGACCATTTAACTGATCAATTGATATGACCAGACACACAGAAAAACAAAGAACATGCGTGTTGTGCAAGAAAGTCGTGATCTtttgtatcttcaattttttttttcttgattagGTTTATCTTTGATACAGTGAAGGCCTCTCTTACATCATTGAGTAATGGAATTACTTTCATTCACCACTCTTAAGTGATGGTGATGCTCACCACCCTATTTATCACGGTTagataagtttaaatttcataatctgTAGTGGATAaatacaaatctcaaaatttatacTCATTCAACGGTGATAGGTAAGGTGATGAACATTACCACCACTAgagggtggtgagcaaaaatgcacatGTTGAGTAATAGAGGAGGATACAGATAGGCCTTTGTGCTTACGGTTTGATTCATCAGAAACGGATTGTTGGAAAATAGATAACGATTGAATTTTTAAAGTTAAGATGAACATGTACCATTTGATTAAATCTAACGGCTCTTACAAAAAAGAGTCGTCACGAGTCCTTAAAATGAGGACCTTAGGTGAACATCATTGTTTGATCACTTGTATATGTACATGCAAGAAAATCGAATTAAACTTCTTAGCGGGTTGGCTTGGTATTGctgtgatttgaaaaaaaaaacttattctgctttgctgtgagaataagctcatttttgctgcttcacgttttcatctttttttcacccaaaactgtgaaaataagatgtttttaagtgtttaccaaataaATTTTTGAGCTCAGTTTTTAtatccactttttataaaagcacctcagtaccaaatcaGTACGTAGTCTTGCTTTTTATCTTGATTATTTGTATGAAATTATAACGTTTGACATTGAAATGGGCCAAATGGTCAACGAATCTCTTTCAATTAATTTGAGCCCATTACATGCCAAAATTGTTTTTGGACTTCCGGATGCGGGCCACCCGGCCCACAATCCATAAGGCGGCTAGTCGCCCAACACCACACGCTGCCTTGTCTGGTCATCCTGTGAGCTCTGAGAAACCAGTCCCGCCACTTGTAGCCGTTGGCAGCCAAACGCTCCGCCACCGCCACACAGAGCTCCCAGAAATGTTATTTTCTTGCGCTCCGTTTGGAATCTCCAACCCCATCGTCTTCCTCACCTTCACCAATCTCGGCCACCGCGCCAGTAATTTACTCAAAACCAAACGCGCCGCCTCAATCTCCTCCCTAAATTACCAGTCCGCCACAGCATCGCAGGCGCACCATGACAGCCTTAGGGTTTTGGAATGGGACAAGCTCTGCGACTCCGTCGCCTCCTTCGCGCGTACTTCGTTAGGCCGCGAAGCCACCAAGGCACAGCTTTGGTCTTTGAGTCAGACGTACGAAGAAAGCCTCAGGCTTTTGGACGAAACCAACGCCGCCGTCGAAATGCGCAAGCACGGCGGTTGCTCTTTGGATTTCACCGGCGTCAATGTCGTTTTGGTACGCAATCTTCCAAATTTCCATGCCTCTTGTCATTCATTTCCTGAAAATTTGATGACTTTGCCCGCTTCTCACTGAATTTTAGGTGCAATCTGCCATACAACATGTTCGGAGGAGTTCGCCACTGGACGGGGACGAAGCGCTAGCTGTGGTGGCGATGCTGCAGTACGCGGAGAATTTGCAGAGTAATCTGAAAGCTGCTATCAAGGAAGATGCAGACTGGTACACACGTTTTA
This region of Malus domestica chromosome 07, GDT2T_hap1 genomic DNA includes:
- the LOC103410337 gene encoding uncharacterized protein; the protein is MEAHFAKSVPVPLILLSLFPIIVFCSFTTVRSDHESSTMINLRLPSDATSADRCSAQVESPLSRPMCPVSCFRPDPVCGVDGVTYWCGCQEAQCAGVKVGKLGFCEVGNGGSAPLSAQALLLVHIVWLIVLGFAVLFGLF